The following proteins come from a genomic window of Loxodonta africana isolate mLoxAfr1 chromosome 19, mLoxAfr1.hap2, whole genome shotgun sequence:
- the PHYHIP gene encoding phytanoyl-CoA hydroxylase-interacting protein has translation MELLSTPHSIEINNITCDSFRISWAMENSDLERVTHYFIDLNKKENKNSNKFKHRDVPTKLVAKAVPLPMTVRGHWFLSPRTEYSVAVQTAVKQSDGEYLVSGWSETVEFCTGDYAKEHLAQLQEKAEQIAGRMLRFSVFYRNHHKEYFQHARTHCGNMLQPYLKDNSGSHGSPTSGMLHGVFFSCNTEFNTGQPPQDSPYGRWRFQIPAQRLFNPSTNLYFADFYCMYTAYHYAILVLAPKGSLGDRFCRDRLPLLDIACNKFLTCSVEDGELVFRHAQDLILEIIYTEPVDLSLGTLGEISGHQLMSLSTADAKKDPSCKTCNISVGR, from the exons ATGGAGCTGCTGTCTACCCCCCACAGCATTGAGATTAACAACATCACTTGTGACTCCTTCCGCATCTCCTGGGCCATGGAGAACAGTGACCTGGAGAGGGTCACCCATTACTTCATTGACCTCAACAAGAAGGAGAATAAGAACTCCAACAAGTTCAAGCACCGG GATGTCCCCACCAAGCTCGTGGCCAAGGCTGTGCCACTGCCCATGACAGTAAGAGGCCACTGGTTCCTGAGCCCCCGCACAGAGTACAGCGTGGCTGTACAGACAGCGGTGAAGCAGAGTGACGGGGAGTACCTAGTGTCTGGCTGGAGTGAGACGGTTGAGTTCTGCACTGGGG ATtatgccaaggagcacctggctcaGCTGCAGGAGAAGGCAGAGCAGATCGCAGGCCGCATGCTTCGCTTCTCCGTCTTCTACCGCAACCATCACAAGGAGTACTTCCAGCACGCCAG GACCCACTGCGGGAACATGCTGCAGCCCTACCTGAAGGACAACAGTGGCAGCCACGGCTCTCCCACCAGCGGCATGCTGCACGGTGTCTTCTTCAGCTGCAACACGGAGTTCAACACAGGCCAGCCTCCCCAGGACTCCCCCTACGGCCGCTGGCGCTTCCAGATCCCCGCCCAGCGCCTTTTCAACCCCAGCACCAACCTCTACTTTGCGGACTTCTACTGTATGTACACGGCCTACCACTACGCCATCCTGGTGCTGGCGCCCAAGGGCTCCCTGGGGGACCGCTTCTGCCGCGACCGCCTGCCCCTCCTGGACATTGCCTGCAACAAGTTCCTCACCTGCAGCGTGGAGGACGGAGAGCTGGTCTTCCGCCATGCCCAGGACCTCATCCTGGAGATCATCTACACCGAGCCCGTCGACCTGTCCCTGGGCACCCTGGGCGAGATCAGCGGTCACCAGCTCATGAGCCTGTCCACTGCCGATGCCAAGAAAGACCCCAGCTGCAAGACCTGCAACATCAGTGTGGGCCGCTAG